A part of Musa acuminata AAA Group cultivar baxijiao unplaced genomic scaffold, Cavendish_Baxijiao_AAA HiC_scaffold_820, whole genome shotgun sequence genomic DNA contains:
- the LOC135664241 gene encoding photosystem II protein D1 has product MTAILERRESTSLWGRFCNWITSTENRLYIGWFGVLMIPTLLTATSVFIIAFIAAPPVDIDGIREPVSGSLLYGNNIISGAIIPTSAAIGLHFYPIWEAASVDEWLYNGGPYELIVLHFLLGVACYMGREWELSFRLGMRPWIAVAYSAPVAAATAVFLIYPIGQGSFSDGMPLGISGTFNFMIVFQAEHNILMHPFHMLGVAGVFGGSLFSAMHGSLVTSSLIRETTENESANAGYRFGQEEETYNIVAAHGYFGRLIFQYASFNNSRSLHFFLAAWPVIGIWFTSLGISTMAFNLNGFNFNQSVVDSQGRVINTWADIINRANLGMEVMHERNAHNFPLDLAAVEVSSTNG; this is encoded by the coding sequence ATGACTGCAATTTTAGAGAGACGCGAAAGTACAAGCCTATGGGGTCGTTTCTGCAACTGGATAACCAGCACTGAAAACCGTCTTTATATTGGGtggttcggtgttttgatgatccctaccttattgaccgcaacttctgtatttattatcgccttcattgctgctcctccagtagatattgatggtattcgtgaacctgtttctggttctctactttatgGAAATAATATTATCTCTGGTGCTATTATTCCTACTTCTGCAGCTATAGGTTTACATTTTTACCCAATCTGGGAAGCAGCATCTGTTGATGAGTGGTTATACAATGGTGGTCCTTATGAGCTAATTGTTCTACACTTCTTACTTGGTGTAGCTTGTTACATGGGTCGTGAGTGGGAACTTAGTTTCCGTCTGGGTATGCGTCCTTGGATTGCTGTTGCATATTCAGCTCCTGTTGCAGCTGCTACTGCTGTTTTCTTGATCTACCCTATTGGTCAAGGAAGTTTCTCTGATGGTATGCCTTTAGGAATATCTGGTACTTtcaacttcatgattgtattccaggcaGAACACAACATCCTTATGCATCCATTTCACATGTTAGGTGTAGCTGGTGTATTCGGCGGCTCCCTATTCAGTGCTATGCATGGTTCCTTGGTAACCTCTAGTTTGATCAGGGAAACCACTGAAAACGAATCTGCTAACGCAGGTTACAGATTCGGTCAAGAGGAAGAGACTTATAATATCGTAGCTGCTCATGGTTATTTTGGCCGATTGATCTTCCAATATGCTAGTTTCAACAACTCTCGTTCTTTACATTTCTTCTTGGCTGCTTGGCCTGTAATTGGTATCTGGTTCACTTCTTTAGGTATTAGCACCATGGCTTTCAACCTAAATGGTTTCAATTTCAACCAATCCGTAGTTGACAGTCAGGGTCGTGTCATTAACACTTGGGCTGATATCATCAACCGTGCTAACCTTGGTATGGAAGTAATGCATGAACGTAATGCTCACAACTTCCCTCTAGACCTAGCTGCTGTCGAAGTTTCATCTACAAATGGATAA
- the LOC135664239 gene encoding LOW QUALITY PROTEIN: maturase K-like (The sequence of the model RefSeq protein was modified relative to this genomic sequence to represent the inferred CDS: deleted 1 base in 1 codon), with protein sequence MEELQGYLEKDRSRQQYFLYPLLFQEYIYVFAYDQGLNSSIFYEPVNFGGYGNKFSSVLVKRLIIRMYQQNYLIYSVNDSYQNRFVGHNNYFYSHFFSQMISEGFAVIVEIPFSLQLVSSLEEKKIPKSHNLQSIHSIFPFLEDKLSHLNYLSDILIPHPIHMEILVQILQSCIQDVPSLHLLRFFLYEYYNWNSLITPKKSIYVFSKENKRLFWFLYNSYVSECEFVLVFLRKQSSYLRLTSFGAFLERTHFYGKIEHLVVCRNFFQKTLWVFKDPSMHYVRYQGKAILGSRGTHFLMKKWKCHFVNFWQYYFHFWSQPYRIHINQLSNYSFYFLGYLSSVLINSSAVRNQMLENSFLMDIFTKKFDTIVPIIPLVRSLSKAKFCTVSGHPISKPIWTDLSDCDIINRFGRICRNLSHYHSGSSKKQSLYRMKYILRLSCARTLARKHKSTVRSFLQRLSSGLLEEFFTEEEQVLSLIFPKITSFYLHGSYRERIWYLDIIRINDLVNNL encoded by the exons ATGGAAGAATTACAAGGATATTTAGAAAAAGATAGATCTCGGCAACAATACTTTCTATATCCACTTCTTTTTCAGGAGTATATTTACGTATTTGCTTATGATCAGGGTTTAAATAGTTCAATTTTTTATGAACCCGTGAATTTTGGGGGTTATGGCAATAAATTTAGTTCAGTACTTGTGAAACGTTTAATTATTCGAAtgtatcaacaaaattatttgatttattcggttaatgattcttaccaaaatcgattcgttgggcacaacaattatttttattcccattttttttctcagatgatatcagaaggttttgcagtcattgtggaaattccattctcgctgcaattagtatcttcccttgaagaaaaaaaaataccaaaatctcataatttacaatctattcattcaatatttccttttttagaggataaattatcgcatttaaattatctgtcagatatactaatacctcatcccatccatatggaaatcctggtccaaatccttcaatcctgtatccaggatgttccctctttgcatttattgcggttctttctctacgaatattataattggaatagtctcattactccgaagaaatctatttatgttttttcaaaagaaaataaaagactattttggttcttatataattcttatgtatctgaatgtgaatttgtattagtttttcttcgtaaacaatcttcttatttacgattaacatcttttggagcctttcttgaacgaacacatttttatgga aaaatagaacatcttgtagtgtgccgaaatttttttcagaagactttatgggtcttcaaagatccttccatgcactatgttcgatatcaaggaaaagcgattctgggttcaaggggaactcattttctgatgaagaaatggaaatgccactttgtaaatttctggcaatattattttcatttttggtctcaaccgtacaggatccatataaaccaattatcaaactattctttctattttctgggttatctttcaagtgtactaataaattcttcggcggtaaggaatcaaatgctagagaattcatttctaatggatatttttactaagaaatttgataccatagtcccaattattcctcttgttcgatcattgtctaaagctaaattttgtaccgtatccgggcatcctattagtaagccgatttggaccgatttatcagattgtgatattattaatcgatttggccggatatgtagaaatctttctcactatcatagtggatcctcaaaaaaacagagtttgtatcgaatgaagtatatacttcgactttcgtgtgctagaactttggcccgtaaacataaaagtacagtacgcagttttttgcaaagattaagttcgggattattagaagaattctttacggaagaagaacaagttctttctttgatcttccccaaaataacttctttttatttacatggatcatatagagaacgtatttggtatttggatattatccgtatcaatgacctggtaaataatttataa